A genomic stretch from Dermacentor albipictus isolate Rhodes 1998 colony unplaced genomic scaffold, USDA_Dalb.pri_finalv2 scaffold_44, whole genome shotgun sequence includes:
- the LOC139052926 gene encoding uncharacterized protein — MQYLRFYNEDDAQSPPPTTGRDLPAGFAPVIDTGAVPAAGTSGYPASDPWTVSDALAAYPGWLDVAPSAAASGAPGQRAVQQPHPKNAPPPTANVADNIAPPPARLNHTGWPVVPNFQSGSIARFRLDEPSAAVRKTPPYWLVCLSVVLVMACTVLGALVYVATRMHQRGRRMDPRAMPDTPVTEFDD; from the exons ATGCAGTACCTGCGCTTCTACAACGAAGACGATGCACAGTCTCCCCCGCCCACAACGGGCAGAGACCTCCCTGCTGGGTTTGCACCAGTTATAGACACAGGGGCCGTACCTGCTGCAGGGACATCTGGGTATCCGGCTAGTGATCCTTGGACGGTGAGTGATGCCCTGGCTGCCTATCCTGGCTGGCTCGACGTTGCCCCTTCCGCTGCTGCCTCTGGGGCTCCTGGCCAGCGCGCCGTCCAACAGCCGCATCCAAAGAACGCGCCGCCACCGACTGCCAACGTGGCAGACAACATCGCGCCTCCACCGGCAAGGCTCAATCATACTGGCT GGCCCGTGGTTCCAAACTTCCAGAGTGGCAGCATCGCCCGCTTCCGCCTGGATGAACCCAGCGCGGCTGTGCGGAAGACGCCTCCGTATTGGCTGGTGTGCCTCTCTGTGGTGCTGGTGATGGCGTGCACGGTGCTCGGGGCCCTCGTGTACGTCGCCACGAGGATGCACCAACGAGGACGGCGCATGGACCCTCGCGCCATGCCGGATACTCCAGTGACGGAGTTCGACGACTag
- the LOC135899026 gene encoding uncharacterized protein, translating into MRYVMHRDRSSSRLTRAPTDATSRVSLDLTRSAVNKSALPNGVALSPSCQDWKQEKLSKALLELEAGSRSLTSPTASAEEASLARATASTSGSEGSGGVPSRASPASKQLAIRIASIVVALLLLLVVLVYFNLSAIHRS; encoded by the exons ATGCGCTACGTCATGCATCGAGACAGGTCGAGCAGCCGGCTCACGCGAGCCCCGACGGATGCCACGAGCCGGGTCTCCTTGGACCTGACCCGCTCCGCGGTCAACAAGTCGGCACTGCCCAACGGTGTGGCCCTCTCCCCTTCCTGCCAGGACTGGAAGCAAGAGAAACTGTCCAAGGCCCTCCTTGAGCTGGAGGCAGGCAGCCGCTCGCTAACCTCGCCCACGGCTAGCGCGGAGGAAGCGTCATTGGCAAGAG CGACCGCGTCGACGTCCGGGAGCGAGGGCAGTGGAGGCGTACCCAGCCGGGCTTCGCCGGCGTCCAAGCAGCTGGCCATTCGGATAGCGAGCATAGTGGTCGCCCTGCTGCTCCTCCTCGTGGTTCTCGTCTACTTCAACCTGAGCGCCATACACCGGAGCTGA